The region TCAGCGTGATCATCGGCGTCTGGCTTTCGGCGACCGGATCGAGCGCGGCCATCGCGGCTGGCGTGATATTCGGGCCGACGATCACGTCGACGTGATCTTCATTGATCAGCTTGCGGATGTTGCGCACCGCGTTGCCCGGGTCTGAAGCGTCGTCGAGGAAGATGTAGTCGGCTTTCTGACCGGCGATCGTGGCCGGCCACATCAGCATCGCATTCTTGCTGGTAATACCGATCACGGCCGCGGGGCCGGTGCTCGACAGGTCGATGCCGACCTTGATATCGGCCTGTGCTGCGGTGGCGAACAAGAGCGCGCCGAGAGCGGCCAGGCCGCTGATTTTTTTCTTATACGACGTCATCGATGGGTCTCCGTAGCGGGAAGCGTGGTCAGTTCAAAGTTCGTAGGTTTCGTGTTCGCCTTTGAGTGCCTGTTCGATCAGCCTGCGGTTCATGCTCGGCGACAGCAGTTCGACGAGCGTATACACATAGCTGCGCAGATACGCGCCCTGTTTCAGCGCGACCCGCGTCACGTTGCTGCCGAACAGGTGGCCTACCGGCATCGCGCGCAGATGGCGGTCGCGCTCGGCGTTGAACGCGATGTCCGCCATAACGCCGACGCCAAGTCCCAGTTCGACGTAGGTCTTGATCACATCGGCGTCGATCGCCTCCAGCACGATGTCCGGATGCAGGCCGCGCAGGCGGAACGCCTCGTTGATCTTGGTGCGGCCGGCGAACGCGTTGTCGTACGTAATCAAAGGATATTGGGTCAGATCATCCAGCGATAAAAGTTTGCGGTCGAGCAGCGGATGATCCGGCTGCATCACGGCGACGTGGTGCCACTGGAAACACGGTAGCGAGACCAGTTCCTTATAGTTGGCGATCGCTTCGGTGGCGATGGCCAGATCGGCCTGGTCGTGGATCACCATCTCGGCGACCTGCGTCGGGCTGCCCTGCAGGATTGAAAGGTGAACTTTCGGGAAGCGCTTCTTGAACTCGGCGATAGCGGCCGGAAGTGAGTAGCGGGCCTGTGTGTGGGTGGCGGCGATCACCAGATTGCCCTGATCCTGGGCCGCGTAATCTTTACCAACCCGCTTGAGGCTCTCGACCTCCTGCAGAATTTTCTCAACCGACTGAAGAATGATGCGTCCCGGCTCGGTCAGCGAGCGCACGCGCTTGCCGTGTCGTGTGAAGATTTCGACGCCCAATTCGTCTTCCAGCTCGATGATCGCCTTGGAAACGCCCGGCTGGCTTGTAAACAGTGCTTTAGCCGCTTCGGTCAGGTTGAAATTCTGCCGCACAGCCTCGCGGACGAAGCGGAATTGATGCAGGTTCATATATAACCTCTCCGCATATAAAAAGAATTTTTTAGTCGTTTGAAATATAAGGGGAGTTTATTACGATCTGTCCATCTTTTTCAATATGGATATCTGTATTTGTCATAAGCAAATGAGAGATGGGTCTAAACCCTGACTCGCATGGGCTGACAAAGGGAGGTATCCGGAGCGCGGCGGAACCGGGTGGCCGGCCCCCGGACCGCCGTGTGTAACGCAAAAAATTGGGGTCCCCGAATGTACCAATACGATCAGTACGACCAGACCATCGTCGATGAGCGGGTCGTGCAATACGCCGATCAGGTTCGCCGCCGCTTGTCGGGCGAATTGAGCGAAGAGGAGTTCCGTCCGCTGCGTCTGCAGAATGGCCTGTACCTGCAGCGTCACGCGTACATGCACCGCATCGCGATTCCGTACGGCAATCTGCGCAGCGACCAGATGCGCGTGCTGGCCCAGATCGCGCGCGAACACGACCGCGGCTACGGCCACTTTTCGACGCGCTCGAACATCCAGTACAACTGGATCAAGCTTGAAGAAACGCCGGAAATCCTGCGCAAGCTTGCGGCCGTCCAGATGCACGGCATTCAGACCTCGGGCAACTGTATTCGTAACATCACGGCCGACCAGTTCGCGGGCGTAGCCCCGGATGAAGTGGTCGATCCGCGTCCGTGGGCAGAAATCCTGCGCCAATGGTCGACGTTCCACCCGGAATTCGCGTGGCTGCCGCGTAAGTTCAAGATCGCCGTGTCGGGTTCGAAGGAAGACCGCGCTGCCGTGCAGATTCACGACATGGGTGTGTATCTGAAGAAGAACGAGCAGGGCGAGCTGGTGGCCGACATTCTGGCCGGCGGCGGCATGGGCCGTACGCCGATCATCGGCGCGATCATCCGCCGCGATTTGCCGTGGCAACATCTGCTGACCTACTGCGAAGCCGTGCTGCGCGTGTACAACCGCTATGGCCGCCGCGACAACATGTACAAGGCGCGGATCAAGATTCTCGTGAAGGCGTTGAGCCCGGAGAAATTCTCGGCGCAAGTGGAAGAAGAATGGCAACACCTGAAGGACGGTCCTTCGACGCTGACGCAAGCCGAAGTGGATCGCGTGTCGCAATACTTCCAGCCGCCGGTGTATGAAAAGCTGGCCGACACGGATGCATCGTTCGAAAAGCATTTGCTGGAAAACCGTGCGTTCGCGCGCTGGGTCGAACGTAACGTGCGTCCGCACAAGGTGACGGGCTATTCGTCCGTCACGCTGTCGCTGAAGCCGACCACGATCGCCCCGGGCGACGCCACCGACGCGCAGATGGAAGCGGTCGCCGATTGGGCCGACGAATACTCGCTCGGCGAAATCCGCGTGTCGCACGAACAGAACCTGATTCTCGCGAACGTGCAGAAGCGCGACCTGTTCGCGCTGTGGGAAAAGGCCAAGGCGCAAGGTTTCGCAACGCCGAACATCGGCTTGCTGACCGACATCATCGCGTGCCCGGGCGGCGATTTCTGCTCGCTCGCGAATGCGAAGTCGATTCCGATCGCGCTGGCGATTCAGGAACGTTTCAACGATCTCGATTACGTGTACGACCTTGGCGACGTGTCGCTGAACATCTCGGGTTGTATCAACGCTTGCGGTCACCACCACGTCGGCAACATCGGCATTCTGGGCGTCGATAAGGACGGTTCGGAGTGGTATCAGGTGACGCTCGGCGGCGAGCAGGGCACGGGCGCCACGGGCGCGCATCTCGGCCGCGTGATCGGCCCGTCGTTCTCGGCGGAAGAAATGCCGGACGTGATCAGCAAGGTGATCGATACGTTCGTGGAAAACCGCATTGAGGGCGAGCGCTTCGTCGAAACGTACAATCGCATCGGCATCACCCCGTTCAAGGAACGTGTGTACGCCTCGCGCCAACCGGCTCACGCGTAACCGCGAAAAGGATACTGAACAGATGGCTTCTATCATCAAGAACCGCGCGATCGTCAACGATGACTGGACGGTGGTCCGCGCCGCCGAAGACGGCACGCTGCCCGCAGTCGATGCCTTGCCGGCCGGCAAAGTGCTGGTGCCGCTCGCGCTGTGGCAGGCTGAGCGCGATGCGCTGACCGCTTCGCGCAGCACCGCTGAAATCGGCGTGTGGCTCGCGCCGGATAGCGAACCGGCGGATCTCGTCGGCGACTTCGACACGATCGCGCTGATCGGCGTGGACTTCCCGGTGTTCCGCGACGGCCGCGGCTACAGCATCGGCCGCCTGTTGCGCGAGCGCTATGGCTATAAGGGCGAACTGCGCGCGATCGGCGACGTGCTGCGCGATCAGTTGACGTTTATGTTCCGCTGCGGCTTCGACGCTTACGCATTGCGTTCGGATAAAGACTTCGACGACGCGCTCAAGGCGTTCGACGAATTCAGCTTCAACTATCAGGGCGCGGTGAACTCGTCGCCGCTGTTCCGCCGCCGTGAAGCGGGCGAACCGGCAAAGGCCTCGGCATGAGCGACGCCCAATCGCTCACGCCGGAACTCGCCGCGAAGGTCGAGCGCCTTAATGCGCTGCTCGATTCGATCGCCGCGCGTCACGCGAACGTCAAGCTCGCCAGCAGCCTCGCAGCGGAAGACATGCTGCTCACCCACGCGATTCTGTCGCGTGGCGTGAAGATCGGCATCTTCTCGCTGAACACCGGCCGTCTGCACGCGGAAACGCTCGGCATGCTCGATCGCGTGAAAGAGCGCTACGGTTACGATATCGAGCAGTTTCATCCACAAGCGGCCGCGGTTGAAGAATATGTCGGCTCGCACGGTCTGAACGCCTTCTATGAAAGCGTCGATCTGCGCAAGCGCTGCTGCGAAATCCGCAAGGTCGAACCGCTGAACCGCGCGCTGTCGGACGTCAGCGCGTGGGTGACGGGCCAACGCCGCGAGCAGTCGGTGACGCGTGCCGAGCTGCATGAGGAAGAACACGACGCCGCGCGCAACATCGCCAAGTTCAATCCGCTGACGGACTGGACCGAAGCTGAAGTGTGGGACTATCTGAAAACGTTGAATGTGCCGGTCAATCCGCTGCATGCGCGCGGTTACCCGAGCATCGGCTGCGAGCCTTGTACCCGCGCGATCCGTCCCGGTGAAGACAGCCGGGCGGGGCGCTGGTGGTGGGAGTCGCGCGATACGAAGGAATGCGGACTGCACATCACGACGATTACGCCGATCCCCGTCAGCAGCAGCGAAAAGGTTTCGGCATAAAGCATTCAGGCGGTTCAGGCCTTGGTTTTTAGCTTGAACGCCGCAGATACCGATTTGAATACTTTCGCCTGGGCGAGCAAGCGCCCGCCCAGGCGAATCAACGAAGGACCCAAACATGAGCACCACGCTCGATTCCACTGTGAATGCACCGCTTGCCAACACGGCGAACCGGATGGACCACCTCGATTGGCTCGAAGCCGAGTCGATTCACATCCTGCGCGAACTGGTCGCCGAATGCAGCAAGCCTGCGCTGCTGTTTTCGGGCGGCAAGGATTCGGTCGTGGTGTTGCACCTCGCACTGAAGGCCTTCGGCATTGGCGCGAATCGCAAGACCGTGCTGCCGTTCCCGCTCGTGCATATCGACACCGGTCACAACTACGACGAAGTGATCGACTTCCGCGATCGCCGCGCGAAAGAGATCGGCGCCGAACTGGTGGTGGGCCACGTTGAAGATTCGATCAAGCGCGGCACCGTGCGTCTGCGTCGCGAACTGGATTCGCGCAACGCTGCGCAAGCCGTGACGCTGCTCGAAACGATCGCGGAACATGAGTACACCGCGTTGATCGGCGGCGCGCGACGCGACGAAGAAAAGGCACGTGCGAAAGAACGGATCTTCTCGTTCCG is a window of Paraburkholderia phytofirmans OLGA172 DNA encoding:
- the cysD gene encoding sulfate adenylyltransferase subunit CysD codes for the protein MSTTLDSTVNAPLANTANRMDHLDWLEAESIHILRELVAECSKPALLFSGGKDSVVVLHLALKAFGIGANRKTVLPFPLVHIDTGHNYDEVIDFRDRRAKEIGAELVVGHVEDSIKRGTVRLRRELDSRNAAQAVTLLETIAEHEYTALIGGARRDEEKARAKERIFSFRDEFGQWDPKAQRPELWSLYNARLHNGEHLRVFPISNWTELDVWQYIAREQLELPSIYYAHQREIVRRNGLLVPVTPLTPMREGETSETALVRFRTVGDISCTCPVESDADDLEKIIAETAVTEITERGATRMDDQVSEAAMEQRKKQGYF
- a CDS encoding phosphoadenylyl-sulfate reductase, which encodes MSDAQSLTPELAAKVERLNALLDSIAARHANVKLASSLAAEDMLLTHAILSRGVKIGIFSLNTGRLHAETLGMLDRVKERYGYDIEQFHPQAAAVEEYVGSHGLNAFYESVDLRKRCCEIRKVEPLNRALSDVSAWVTGQRREQSVTRAELHEEEHDAARNIAKFNPLTDWTEAEVWDYLKTLNVPVNPLHARGYPSIGCEPCTRAIRPGEDSRAGRWWWESRDTKECGLHITTITPIPVSSSEKVSA
- a CDS encoding CysB family HTH-type transcriptional regulator; the encoded protein is MNLHQFRFVREAVRQNFNLTEAAKALFTSQPGVSKAIIELEDELGVEIFTRHGKRVRSLTEPGRIILQSVEKILQEVESLKRVGKDYAAQDQGNLVIAATHTQARYSLPAAIAEFKKRFPKVHLSILQGSPTQVAEMVIHDQADLAIATEAIANYKELVSLPCFQWHHVAVMQPDHPLLDRKLLSLDDLTQYPLITYDNAFAGRTKINEAFRLRGLHPDIVLEAIDADVIKTYVELGLGVGVMADIAFNAERDRHLRAMPVGHLFGSNVTRVALKQGAYLRSYVYTLVELLSPSMNRRLIEQALKGEHETYEL
- a CDS encoding nitrite/sulfite reductase, yielding MYQYDQYDQTIVDERVVQYADQVRRRLSGELSEEEFRPLRLQNGLYLQRHAYMHRIAIPYGNLRSDQMRVLAQIAREHDRGYGHFSTRSNIQYNWIKLEETPEILRKLAAVQMHGIQTSGNCIRNITADQFAGVAPDEVVDPRPWAEILRQWSTFHPEFAWLPRKFKIAVSGSKEDRAAVQIHDMGVYLKKNEQGELVADILAGGGMGRTPIIGAIIRRDLPWQHLLTYCEAVLRVYNRYGRRDNMYKARIKILVKALSPEKFSAQVEEEWQHLKDGPSTLTQAEVDRVSQYFQPPVYEKLADTDASFEKHLLENRAFARWVERNVRPHKVTGYSSVTLSLKPTTIAPGDATDAQMEAVADWADEYSLGEIRVSHEQNLILANVQKRDLFALWEKAKAQGFATPNIGLLTDIIACPGGDFCSLANAKSIPIALAIQERFNDLDYVYDLGDVSLNISGCINACGHHHVGNIGILGVDKDGSEWYQVTLGGEQGTGATGAHLGRVIGPSFSAEEMPDVISKVIDTFVENRIEGERFVETYNRIGITPFKERVYASRQPAHA
- a CDS encoding DUF934 domain-containing protein, whose product is MASIIKNRAIVNDDWTVVRAAEDGTLPAVDALPAGKVLVPLALWQAERDALTASRSTAEIGVWLAPDSEPADLVGDFDTIALIGVDFPVFRDGRGYSIGRLLRERYGYKGELRAIGDVLRDQLTFMFRCGFDAYALRSDKDFDDALKAFDEFSFNYQGAVNSSPLFRRREAGEPAKASA